The following nucleotide sequence is from Rhineura floridana isolate rRhiFlo1 chromosome 9, rRhiFlo1.hap2, whole genome shotgun sequence.
gacatgactaatttaggtgcaTCAGCATAGTAGGGCGAACCTTGGAGTCAATCCAATGTCTGCCCTCCAGCATAACCTGACATAGTGGTGGAATCAGCAATAAATGGACCATAAGAAGATTTTCAAAGAAGCCCCATAACTTGTACCTACCTGGCACTTATTTGTTGTGGGAGATGACCTGGATCGAACGTGCACGGTGACTGCCTGGTTTTCTGATCGGTCCAGCAAGTCCTCTGCGGATGCTGACTTCCCAGGCTTCTTGGTGGGTGCTGATTCCTTCCTCAGGGCTTGGTTATCACGGCATAGCCTGTTGCATATGTCAAGTTCCGTTTGAGTGCTTTTAGTGAGCTCTGGATCAGCTCTGTGATCCTGATGCCGATCTGCTTTCAGCCAATTGGGAAAGGAGATGCTGCTGCCATTATTTGGGCTGGTCACCTTCTTGCTCTCAGGTCTGCTGAGATCGAAGCAGCCTGTAAGCCCAGGAGGAAGAGTGGCGAAGCCACGCCCTGTTCTACAGACCCGCTCTAGGGACTCCCTACGATGGTAAAGACTCTGGTCCTGAAGAGAATTCATGCTGGAAGCTGGTGAGAGAGATTGGCCATCCTGGCCACTGGTTTGCAGGTACGGGGTCTGAGAGCCCTCACGCAGGAGGCTGGTGTCCTGGGATGCAGAAGAAGGGCGCTTCCCAGTTTTGCGTTCAATGTaatctgccagtgcattttgcTGCAGCTGCTTCAACTCTGGCTTGGACAGATTGATGGTGGAGCACGTCTTGTTCTCCCTCTCAAAGATCTTGCGCCGGTCAGCCACCGAGTTCTCTGGAAAAACAAACTGGAGGACTTTCTTCTGGATGGAGAAGGGTGAGAGCTCACTGTCGGACACACCCACTTCATTCATCTTCTCTGGCTCAGAGTAAGATCTCTTTTTCTGATCGGGGTTCAGACGCCTCCTACCCCCAATACGAGCTATGTGCAGAGGGCCAGGGAGAGTCTCTTTGTTGCTATAATCCAGCTTGGTCTCTGTCGGCGTAATGCTATGTCTCTCCTTTGGGGTATGTGGAGATGCTGCTGTGTTCCTCATCCCAACATGCGCCGATGCTGGCCTTTGTACACTCCTTTTGGGCTCCTTTCCAAATTGAGGGCTAATGTTGAGGTCCTTACGGCTGAATGAGGTGGCCCTCAAAACCCTTGACTGGGCATATTTAATGCTGTTCCTGTAAGCCCTGTTAAAGGGGATGTCCAGCTGTGAGACGCCATTCAAGTCCTGGGCATTAGCCTTCCATGAGATTTCCCTCTCACGCTCCTCTGACAACTGGAAAGCACTTCTGCTCTGGTGCATCTGACCAGCCTGTTTCAGTGACTCATTCTCAGAAGGCCCAGCATGATGATAAACGCTCTGCCGTGCTGGGATCACTACTGAAGCAGTTAATGCTTCTATCTGCTGTTCCGCAGGGTGCCAGTTAGCCCTCTCTGGTTTGCCAGTCCCACTCTCACTTGAACGTTGCATATATGTGGTTGGGTCTGAGTTTCGTGTGCTGGTCAGCCGGCTATGATCACCTTGCAATTGGAGATGCTCTTGAGAGTTACGCCTATTTCGGATGTCCTCAACACTGTTAAGGCTGGGCTTGCTCGAGCCATAGTTCTGGCCAAAACTGTTTGCACCCAAACTCTGCAGCCACTGGCTGCCTTGTTCACGTTGCTCTATCTTGCTGACCTTCTCCAGGACAGAACATCGGGCCTTCCTGGATTCCAGTTTCCCATGCTGAGAGTTCTGGAAGCTTTGGGTGCTGCTAGAACTGAGATGGCGAATGTTGAAATCTGATGTCTTTGGGCCCAATGGAGAAGACGGTTCCTTGCACTTTGGCTCCATGGCATGGATGTCCTCTGTGCTGGCAACAGCATCTGGATATCCTTCCAAGGCTTGCCATTCACCGTCCTGCCAGGGCTCAGGCATCTGCCCGTGACAATCCTTCTCTGCTTGGCTGCCGTAATTCACAAAATGCCATTTGGCACCAGAGAAGCTCTTACCATGTGGTAGTTCCTTCAGATCTGAGCTGTTTTGCAGCTTTGTGCTCTCTGGGATGTTTTGCAAGGAGGAAAAGGCATACTGCTTGGCTTTACTGGAGCTCCACTGGCTTTGAGCTGTGCAATCTCTCTGCAGGTTCTCGTTCTTATCTTCCTTCTGCTCTCCTGCCCCGTATCCCTTTGAGTGGCAGTGGGCTTTGTTGTCACTCACATCCCTCAGGCGAGACAGGCGTGTCTGAGAGCTGTGGTTCGAGGGCTGTGCATTGCTTCCACTTTCCTGGATTAAAGGTGTTGCCATATACAGGGGGCCCAACTCATCCTGCCTTGGAGATGTCGGGTAGGCTTGCAGATGAGTTCTGTACAAGACAAAATTTGCAGCTGCATCTCCTGCTTCCTGCTTTTTCCCTGCCGTTGATGACATGTACTCAGGCTGGTAAAAGATGGCAGCCTTGTTAGGCAGGCTTTGGTTTCCATTCTCATCCAAACCAGAATGTTGTCTGCAGGCTGCAACATTTTCATATGAGGATGGAGAAGATGCAGAGGATGGTGTGTACCCACTCTCTTTGGCAAGTGCTGGATAAAGCATCCCACTACTGCTTGCGGAAGCGTGAGGAACCTGGGCAAAGTGTGGCTCAGGAGAGGGTACAGGGTAAACACCAGTGGGAAGCAAAGGCTGCCCTGGCTGAGCTGCTTGTGAGTAAACCTGTTTGGGCTTCATGGTGGGGCTGCTCTCTGGGCTCTTCTCCATCACAGTGTTGAGCTGCCCTTCTAGGaatgcaggtttctgcagctgccCTGGGAGAGGAGTGCCTTGGCCCAGATGAGGCCAAGCACTTTTGGGCTGAGTCCTACATGACTTCCTGTGTTCAAGGCTAGACCAGGAGGTAGGCCTCTCATGGTGCCTTATTGCTGTGTAGCTGTCACTACGGGTTGGTGGCATGGGAGGTCCCTTCACGGACTGGCTCTCGCTGTCAGACGAACTCCGGGCTTGTAGGCCTTTGTTGTAGCCATGTAACCTGCTGGAGCTGTAACCTTTAGCTTGGGACTCACAGCTTGGCAAAACAGCAGGGGACTTCACTTCATATTCCTCTGAAACTCCTCGCTGGGCATTGTAGACAGTTTTAATGTATCTGATGTCTGCTTGTCTCATTCCCCCTTCCTGTGGTCTGCCCCGAGAATGTACATTCTCCATGGAATAAGACCTCTCCTTGGAGAAGGTAGGTGCCGGATATTCAGGAATGCTGGAGCTTGTTGAGAAAGAGCTGTATGCAGAATCCCTCTTGCTGTGGAGATGGGCAAGCTGGTCGATACTATTGGTGGATTTGGCTGGTGAAAGAtggcaggggtgatgggagtacCCTGCAGGGGTTTGGTCCAGACTCTCCATGCTCCCCCTTGAGCTGTATTGGTCAGGGCTTCTTCTTAAATAGCCATGTTCATAGCTGGAGAGATCACTTGTGGAGGAACTGGAGGTAAggagtgagagacagagagagaaagagaagggaaaaCTTGTTAGTGTTAACATGTGAGCAAGAGACAGTTGTACTGGCTTATAAAGGACTCCGAGTGATATGTTTAGTTTTTAGAGGAAGAGACGAAAACCCTTATTTGGGCCTTGATCTGTTCTTAGTCtgcagtcatcctgatttgctagAAAGAACCATTTGACATTGCAACACATGTCTCTTACTTATCACTATGAAGAAAGGGGGGAAAATAGATGGGAAGCAGATCGCAAGCAATAGAGGCTTTACAGGGAAGTCCAAGCGTGTCTACGCCGCCCTTGCAATCCATCAAAAGCATCCTAACCATCACCAAAATGCCCAGACATCATGAGCAACATAGAGAGACAGAGGGAAAGGAAAAGCAAGAGAAATAAGAGGCACTTGTGGAGGAGAGGAATTTgctccctctccctgcctccctctttttcttttttttttcatttcttttctttttaaggagGTGAAGGCTATACCCTGGCAGTCTTCCTGGAAACTACAACTGAACTAGAGACATTTTGTTTGCTGTGAGAAAACTAAACAGACATGACAGGAAAGGAGGCCAtgagggatgggggtggggtaGAGAGCAGGGAAACTTTTCTGTAAGTCCATTGCAGAGTTAGGAATATCGGAAGCtgtcttatcctgagtcagatcattggtccatctagctcagaattgtctgcactgactggaagtggctctccagggtttcagagagggttcTCCcttagacctacctggagatgctggggattgaacctgggaccttttgcatgcaaagctagtgctctaccactgagctacagaccctcCCCAAGTTCCGAGGCTCAAGGACAGGTATGGCAGCACTACTTGtctattgtagagttggaaaaggttcagaaaagggcaagcaaaatgatcaaggtgatggagcgactccctttcCCTAAGGTTGCAGGGtttgaggcttttcagtttagaaaacaGGCGAGCAAGAAGTGACATGATacaagcgtataaaattatgcatggcatggagaaagtagatggagaaaagtttttctctaggACATCCAATGAGGCtaacagattcaggacagataaaagagagTAATTTCTCACACAGCTCATAGTGaaattatggaattcattcccataagaggcagtgatggacaccaacttggatggctttaaaagaagattgaacaaattcatgcaggaaaaggctatcactggttactagccatgatggccatgctctgcctcaatcatcagaggcagtatgggaatcacaagtggggagagtgctgttgcactcaggtcctgcttgtgggccttccatgggcatctggttggcaactatgagaacaggatgctggactagatgggccactggcctgatccagcaggctcttcttacattcttatttcAAGGAAACTCAGATGCAGGCAGGAATCGTccagttgttgttgctatttCGAGGAAAGGAAGGCAACTCAGCTGATTCTTCTTGCATTCTTTCCCCtcatatttatttcttattttagagATTCATATCCCACTTTTCATCATCTAGGTCTCAAAACAGCTTACAACGATATAAACGTTcaaaatacaaaatttaaaacataaattaaacctcaaaaaattaaaaataagctgGTGAAGACAGGTGGGTCTTAAAACCAAGCTGGTTCACATGGACCCAGGATCATTGACCCTAGGTAGCTGAGTCGTTATTACTCAGTATCTGTTAAATGGGAGTAATAAATTATTTATCTCACAGGAAGGTGAATCTTTCACTTCACATTGGCACCAGGAAGCTTGGGAACTACATTTCCTGGTGTGCCTAAATGCTGCCGCAAAAGTGTACGCAGcagtgtccaggcctgaagcctgaggCTTATGACTGCTGCCTTTTGGTTGAGAAATGGGGTGGCACAGAGATTACTGGCACACCATTTGGGAGGGGGGATAAAAATGGGCCAATTCTGAACTGTGCACAAATTCAAGTCTGATTTGGAAAGGGCTTGGTTAATGGGGTTGGACCTGTGAAATTCATGCAGGGGTCTCTCCAAATCATTTGTGCAAAATGAATTTTTGTGCCATTTTAATAAcgttgaatggaaatggactgccttcaagttgattccgacttatggcaatgctatgaatacggttttcatggtaagcagtattcagaggtggtttaccattgctttcctctgaggctgagaggcagtgactggcccagtgagcttcatggctgtgtggggattcgaaccctggtctcccaggtcatagttcaacactctataaccactacactacactgggtcTCATTAATAATGATAACTgttcatatttttgtttttgaagTCTAGTGCAGGGATAGGGAACACACCCTGACTGGCCCATTCAGAAATCCCCAATTTCCTTAAGAGCCCATCCGTACTTGATTCGTATCTCCTGTTTTGGGCCTTGAGACACTAAAGGGATCAAGGTAATTGTCTCTTTCCTGATCTTTGCAACTGTGGCCTGGTCTACGTTGTCTTCCTGCTCCGTAGCCTCTTTTCAGGGATAGCTCCTGGCCGAAGGCATTTCTCCACCACATTAAGGCCTAAAcataaaggaaaaaaggaaggatgCAGCAAACTAATTATCCAGTGGCTGATAGGTTTTGTCAGGTTGAAGAGAAGTAGAGCGCAAGACAAAGAAACCAGAGCAGAAGGAATGAGAAGAATGATTTCAGCAGAACTAGCCATTTTTGCTGGTTTAAAGTTTATTTCCCCAGCTCCTTAtgtaatttgttttcttttcaaaTAATCTCACAGCGCTCATCTACTGCCAACAGATAGTATTAGAGGAGGGCTGGCAGTCTGACCACTAGGTGCCACTGGTGTTCTTCAGCGTGGAAACACCTGGAGTAAATAACCTCTTTGCCAgcagtgttattgttggaattttaaggttttaatgtgaattgtatgttttatgttgtgcgtcgcccagagtggctggagaaccagccagatgggcgactaataaacttaataaataaataaatgcgacAAGAGAGACAGCAGAAATCTGGTGCTTGGAACTCTAAGCACCAGGCTatggcaaagcagcagcagcagcaattcccTTGGATGGAATGAATGCCTTTGGCAGATGATTTGTGTTGGGTGTCAAGGAAAGAAAGAGAATATACATCTCTACTGGAAtggtttcttttttgcttttgttttttgtaaTCTTAGAGTTTCTTCCTGTTTTCCCATCCCATGCTTCCTTTGATCTCAATAAATTACTAGCGGTGCCAGTATTTAGGTTTCACAGGGGCCTTGAAattccagtggctaagctggGGAGAAGGGAAATGCACTATCCTTGGTGTTAAGATTCAGAATCTGCTGGAAAGGGAAGATGTGCAAGAGATGGAAAGATTGAGGATTTGTCTATTCATACAAAAAGAAAGCCAGATAGATCATTAACTCCAGATGTATGATGTTTCTTTTTGGAATATCTACAGCAAAGTGGAAACACAGGGAAGGGAACAGGCATCAGCTCTACATTATCACTTCTTTTAAATATATGTTCCTGTGTCAAGAAGAGCTGAATTCTGAAAACTGTATGTATTTGGAAACTGAGCAAATATGCAAGGGCTAGAACAAGCAGAATAAATTACTGAAAAGCAGCAAATTATGAAATTTGCGTACAATATAAAGGCTACAGAATCCagaattttgatttatttatctGCACTCTTTTTTTTAGCGCAGAGCATGCATAGCCCTGTTTACAGAGATTCTAGCACAGGGATAGAGAAccgatggccctccagatgttggactataactcccatcatccctgacctttagccatgctggctaatgctgatgggagctgaagttcagcaacacctgaaagttcagcctttt
It contains:
- the SHROOM3 gene encoding protein Shroom3 isoform X3; translation: MSVKIEEGGKADLLNSKLQPGDEVVTINEVGLRRSRQKAISLVKGSCKTLKLVVRRDTFAAKGHTDITRSRSLSSERLKSDFQYSKTAWSGGVNLQLKNRRSDPVGRPHSWHSAKFTENQPDLSMMQISQGMIGTPWHHAYHSSSSTSDLSSYEHGYLRRSPDQYSSRGSMESLDQTPAGYSHHPCHLSPAKSTNSIDQLAHLHSKRDSAYSSFSTSSSIPEYPAPTFSKERSYSMENVHSRGRPQEGGMRQADIRYIKTVYNAQRGVSEEYEVKSPAVLPSCESQAKGYSSSRLHGYNKGLQARSSSDSESQSVKGPPMPPTRSDSYTAIRHHERPTSWSSLEHRKSCRTQPKSAWPHLGQGTPLPGQLQKPAFLEGQLNTVMEKSPESSPTMKPKQVYSQAAQPGQPLLPTGVYPVPSPEPHFAQVPHASASSSGMLYPALAKESGYTPSSASSPSSYENVAACRQHSGLDENGNQSLPNKAAIFYQPEYMSSTAGKKQEAGDAAANFVLYRTHLQAYPTSPRQDELGPLYMATPLIQESGSNAQPSNHSSQTRLSRLRDVSDNKAHCHSKGYGAGEQKEDKNENLQRDCTAQSQWSSSKAKQYAFSSLQNIPESTKLQNSSDLKELPHGKSFSGAKWHFVNYGSQAEKDCHGQMPEPWQDGEWQALEGYPDAVASTEDIHAMEPKCKEPSSPLGPKTSDFNIRHLSSSSTQSFQNSQHGKLESRKARCSVLEKVSKIEQREQGSQWLQSLGANSFGQNYGSSKPSLNSVEDIRNRRNSQEHLQLQGDHSRLTSTRNSDPTTYMQRSSESGTGKPERANWHPAEQQIEALTASVVIPARQSVYHHAGPSENESLKQAGQMHQSRSAFQLSEEREREISWKANAQDLNGVSQLDIPFNRAYRNSIKYAQSRVLRATSFSRKDLNISPQFGKEPKRSVQRPASAHVGMRNTAASPHTPKERHSITPTETKLDYSNKETLPGPLHIARIGGRRRLNPDQKKRSYSEPEKMNEVGVSDSELSPFSIQKKVLQFVFPENSVADRRKIFERENKTCSTINLSKPELKQLQQNALADYIERKTGKRPSSASQDTSLLREGSQTPYLQTSGQDGQSLSPASSMNSLQDQSLYHRRESLERVCRTGRGFATLPPGLTGCFDLSRPESKKVTSPNNGSSISFPNWLKADRHQDHRADPELTKSTQTELDICNRLCRDNQALRKESAPTKKPGKSASAEDLLDRSENQAVTVHVRSRSSPTTNKCQDMLMGDSAEFSRFVKAPFYTEGASTRSFGSKERNRVEKSAFTHYHPHTRHSSEGVTRSFILERQKAPDLLRHLNRTSAFASPSADMKGHLSESKQGTKYVTPSRFGWFSSNGANSTPASSDLQVAGEVLTTRWQPRPDKDDNRTVQAQVLESSDCLPKEPTEEATWRWKATLPLRHLPPKIKWVKDDGLSKSSMPFETSGQKAFQRWQSLPSQSSSSSEPEAPSDQGRLSLRISESCLQMSPPLFPREEGDDDVFFQPCAVDASSEHSPSPLPPPPPLPTLSPSAVADTMEELPPPPAGTLEAEEPAGGNSTSLGEEGSSTRNFKRFSGNLSKREKTGPNTATTKRSWAASPPPVFTSGSQAYYGAPSLEAQQQPLAVQEPSDVTSRESENGLSPENYTGKMKTPEEIKDEALAKEIIHKDKSLADILDPDSKMKTTMDLMEGIFPSGARMLKENSKRKMMQKRTNSSASSSALHNDSKKDEKEAHATVLVSCSTYYNVSVPKAELLNKIKDLPEEAGGDEEQVDVNEKKAELIESLSQKLETLKEAKESLLADIKLNNALGEEVEALISGLCKPNEFEKYKMFIGDLDKVVNLLLSLSGRLARVENALSSLSEDADNQERSSLNEKRKMLAGQHEDARELKENLDRRERVVLDILCSYLSEEQLQDYQHFVKMKSALLIEQRELDDKIKLGQEQLKCLLESLPMDFALRSKKGAELSASAGTSSNTRPQAPPASLL